A single Nostoc sp. PCC 7107 DNA region contains:
- the gcvH gene encoding glycine cleavage system protein GcvH, with protein MSEYPDDLRYLDSHEYVRLENDIATIGITQFAIKELGEIVFVEVPDVGTVVEKGDEFGTVESVKAVETLYSPVTGTVVERNDAVIDDPEVVSDDPYGEGWFLKVRVNDTSELDDALTASQYSALVEGM; from the coding sequence ATGTCTGAATATCCTGATGATTTGAGATACCTAGATAGTCATGAATACGTGCGTTTAGAAAATGATATTGCGACCATTGGTATTACTCAATTCGCCATCAAAGAATTAGGTGAGATTGTGTTTGTAGAAGTGCCAGATGTAGGCACTGTTGTTGAAAAGGGTGATGAATTTGGCACCGTTGAATCAGTGAAAGCCGTAGAAACACTATATTCACCAGTCACTGGTACAGTAGTAGAACGTAACGATGCTGTGATTGATGATCCCGAAGTAGTGTCAGATGACCCCTACGGTGAAGGCTGGTTTTTAAAAGTGCGTGTTAATGACACCAGTGAACTTGACGATGCCTTAACTGCAAGTCAGTACAGCGCCCTGGTAGAAGGTATGTAA
- the gcvT gene encoding glycine cleavage system aminomethyltransferase GcvT, giving the protein MANQENIVASLARTPLYQMGVELKARFTSFGGWEMPVQYSGITSEHEAVRNAAGMFDISHMGKFTLEGKKTIDQLQGLVPSDLSRLQPGQAQYTVLLNPQGGIIDDIIVYYQSEEKVAIIVNAATTAKDKTWLLQNLNLDEIQFQDISPEKVLIALQGPEAVKFLQPFVAEDLQPIKAFGHLQTTILGQSAFIARTGYTGEDGFEIMVDPEVGRELWRSLYNAGVVPCGLGARDTLRLEAAMALYGQDIDDNTSPLEAGLGWLVHLDSKGDFIGRSVLEQQKANGVQRRLVGLQMQGRNIARHGYQVLSAGTVIGEVTSGTISPTLGYPVALAYVPSKLTKVGQQLEVEIRGQAYPAIVVKRPFYRSKTKV; this is encoded by the coding sequence GTGGCTAATCAAGAAAACATCGTCGCATCCTTGGCGCGAACTCCTTTATATCAAATGGGTGTAGAACTCAAAGCCCGCTTCACCAGCTTTGGTGGTTGGGAAATGCCTGTACAATATAGCGGTATTACCAGCGAACACGAAGCGGTGAGAAATGCTGCTGGGATGTTTGATATTTCCCACATGGGCAAATTCACGCTGGAGGGGAAAAAAACTATAGACCAACTCCAGGGTTTAGTACCTTCAGACTTGAGTCGCTTACAACCTGGCCAAGCGCAATATACAGTACTGTTGAATCCCCAAGGGGGAATTATTGACGATATTATTGTTTATTATCAAAGTGAAGAGAAAGTGGCGATCATTGTCAATGCAGCGACCACAGCCAAAGATAAAACCTGGCTATTGCAAAACCTCAATTTAGATGAAATCCAATTTCAAGACATCTCACCCGAAAAAGTTTTAATTGCCTTGCAAGGGCCAGAAGCTGTTAAATTTCTCCAGCCATTTGTTGCAGAAGACTTACAACCAATTAAAGCCTTTGGTCATTTACAAACAACCATCCTTGGTCAAAGTGCCTTTATCGCCCGTACAGGTTATACCGGGGAAGATGGTTTTGAAATCATGGTAGACCCAGAAGTAGGCAGAGAATTATGGCGTAGTCTCTACAACGCAGGTGTTGTTCCCTGTGGACTGGGTGCAAGAGATACCCTGCGTTTAGAAGCCGCAATGGCACTTTATGGCCAAGATATCGACGATAACACCTCACCCCTAGAAGCAGGTTTAGGCTGGTTGGTTCACCTCGATAGTAAAGGTGACTTTATTGGTCGGTCAGTATTAGAACAGCAAAAAGCCAACGGAGTGCAACGCCGACTCGTAGGTTTACAAATGCAAGGACGTAATATAGCGCGTCACGGCTACCAAGTCTTATCAGCAGGTACAGTTATCGGAGAAGTTACCAGCGGGACTATCTCCCCTACACTTGGTTATCCAGTCGCCTTAGCCTATGTTCCAAGCAAACTAACAAAGGTTGGTCAACAGTTAGAAGTAGAAATTCGTGGTCAAGCTTACCCCGCAATTGTAGTCAAACGTCCCTTTTATCGGTCAAAAACTAAAGTCTAA
- a CDS encoding pentapeptide repeat-containing protein: MKYFRILASFVLAMVLFLFPLSAEAASSSSITRSAGDEIKGKDFSGQSLVGSEFTNIDLENANFSNADLRGGVFNGIVLEGVNMHGVDFSNGIAYLARFKNADLSDAVLTDAMMLRSTFDNVEITGADFTNAVLDGTQVKKLCAKASGVNSKTSVDTRESLGCK, translated from the coding sequence ATGAAATATTTCCGCATACTAGCTAGTTTTGTTTTAGCTATGGTTCTATTTTTATTTCCCTTGTCGGCGGAGGCTGCTAGTTCTTCGAGTATTACCCGTTCGGCTGGCGATGAAATTAAGGGAAAAGATTTTTCTGGTCAAAGTTTAGTTGGCAGTGAGTTTACCAACATTGATTTAGAGAATGCTAACTTTAGCAATGCTGACTTACGTGGAGGCGTGTTTAACGGTATTGTCCTGGAAGGGGTGAATATGCACGGTGTAGATTTTAGCAATGGCATAGCTTATCTAGCCAGGTTCAAAAATGCTGATTTAAGTGATGCAGTTTTGACAGATGCGATGATGCTGCGATCGACCTTTGATAATGTGGAGATTACAGGTGCAGATTTTACTAATGCAGTGTTAGATGGGACACAGGTGAAAAAACTCTGTGCTAAAGCTAGTGGTGTCAATTCTAAAACTAGTGTAGATACACGCGAGTCTTTAGGTTGTAAGTAA
- a CDS encoding DUF760 domain-containing protein: MSNLSYHLPDNFMPGDVNQNQFWQYIQSLNRDTVVQLSKPDSHEVLQLIQQAIVAMLGNLPHDRFNTVITTSREELGKLLGSAMVDGYFLRNVEQRFQIERTLHLTDDKATNPE; encoded by the coding sequence ATGAGTAATCTTTCCTATCATCTGCCAGATAATTTTATGCCTGGAGATGTTAACCAAAATCAATTTTGGCAATATATTCAATCTCTAAATCGAGACACAGTTGTCCAACTTTCTAAACCAGATTCACACGAAGTTTTACAATTAATTCAACAAGCTATTGTGGCTATGTTGGGAAATTTACCTCACGACAGATTTAATACTGTTATTACTACTAGCCGTGAAGAATTAGGTAAATTATTAGGTTCGGCAATGGTAGACGGTTATTTTTTACGTAATGTCGAACAAAGATTTCAAATAGAAAGAACTTTGCACTTAACAGATGATAAAGCGACAAATCCAGAGTAA
- the gcvP gene encoding aminomethyl-transferring glycine dehydrogenase, producing MVSHAPQTKSTLPENSPYSNFIERHIGPNTHEIQQMLELLGFASLDDLIDRTVPQAIRSQQTLQLPDAHNEYAALAKLKNIAAKNQVCRSYIGMGYYDCITPPVIGRNILENPGWYTAYTPYQPEIAQGRLEALLNFQTMIIDLTGLEIANASLLDEATAAAEAMSLSYGVSKNKAHSYFVSHDCHPQTIDVLQTRAKPLGINIIIGDHQTFDFAEPIFGAVLQYPTTDGSIYDYRTFINKAHAVGALVTVAADPLSLTLLTPPGEFGADIAVGSTQRFGIPLGYGGPHAAYFATKEEYKRQVPGRIVGLSKDVNGKPALRLALQTREQHIRREKATSNICTAQVLLAVMAGMYAVYHGPEGLKNIAENIHQLTLILAAGLKRLGYKISSENFFDTLRVELGTHSLENILAGCQARNINLRIFDETAVGISLDETTTAEDLIDLWQIFAGKDELPFTIEKLTGATSDIPLSRQSSYLTHPVFNRYHSETELLRYLHKLETKDLSLTTSMIPLGSCTMKLNATAEMIPVSWEEFGKIHPFAPRSQTRGYQILFQQLEAWLAEITGFAGISLQPNAGSQGEYAGLLVIHEYHASRGAAHRNICLIPTSAHGTNPASAVMCGMKVVAVACDADGNIDVDDLKAKAEKHSSELAALMVTYPSTHGVFEEGIQEICAVVHRHGGQVYMDGANMNAQVGLCRPGDIGADVCHLNLHKTFCIPHGGGGPGMGPIGVASHLVPFLPGHAVVPLNKSTQQSTGAVAAAPWGSASILVISWMYIAMMGAAGLTEATKVAILNANYIAKRLENYYPVLYKGKNGLVAHECILDLRSLRGASPSLKKSANIDIDDVAKRLMDYGFHAPTVSWPVAGTIMVEPTESESQTELDRFCDAMIAIRQEIAEIESGKMDIEDNLLKNAPHTAESLIAGEWTHPYSREQAAYPAPWTREHKFWPSVGRIDAAFGDRNFVCSCLPMEAYSNSEV from the coding sequence GTGGTATCTCATGCCCCTCAAACTAAGTCTACCCTTCCAGAAAATTCACCGTACTCTAATTTTATAGAGCGACACATAGGCCCTAACACCCATGAAATTCAGCAAATGCTGGAATTATTGGGTTTTGCCAGCCTAGACGATCTCATCGATCGCACAGTACCACAAGCCATCCGATCGCAGCAAACGCTACAATTACCCGATGCACACAATGAGTACGCAGCCCTGGCAAAGTTAAAAAATATTGCTGCGAAAAATCAAGTGTGCCGTTCGTACATTGGTATGGGATATTACGACTGCATTACACCGCCTGTAATTGGTCGTAACATCTTAGAAAATCCTGGTTGGTACACTGCATACACTCCCTACCAGCCAGAAATTGCCCAAGGGCGGTTAGAAGCACTGTTAAATTTCCAAACCATGATTATTGACTTAACAGGTTTGGAAATTGCCAACGCTTCATTACTCGACGAAGCTACCGCCGCCGCCGAAGCGATGAGTCTGAGTTATGGTGTCAGCAAAAACAAAGCCCATAGCTACTTTGTCTCTCATGACTGTCATCCCCAAACCATTGATGTGCTGCAAACACGGGCAAAACCTCTAGGAATTAACATTATTATCGGCGACCATCAAACCTTTGATTTTGCTGAACCGATTTTTGGCGCAGTCTTGCAATACCCTACCACCGATGGCAGTATTTACGACTATCGCACCTTTATCAACAAAGCCCATGCAGTAGGCGCATTAGTCACAGTCGCCGCCGACCCCCTCAGCTTAACTTTACTCACCCCACCCGGCGAATTTGGTGCGGATATTGCCGTAGGTAGCACTCAACGCTTTGGTATTCCCTTGGGATATGGGGGGCCTCATGCGGCATATTTTGCCACCAAAGAAGAGTATAAACGCCAAGTTCCAGGGCGAATTGTTGGTTTATCAAAAGATGTCAACGGTAAGCCAGCATTACGTTTAGCATTGCAAACCCGCGAACAGCACATCCGGCGGGAAAAAGCAACCAGTAATATTTGTACAGCCCAGGTACTATTGGCAGTCATGGCGGGTATGTATGCCGTCTATCATGGGCCAGAGGGACTGAAGAATATTGCTGAAAATATCCACCAGCTAACTTTAATTTTGGCAGCAGGATTAAAACGTCTGGGTTATAAGATTAGTTCTGAAAATTTCTTCGATACGCTGCGAGTAGAGTTAGGCACACACAGCCTAGAAAATATTCTTGCAGGATGCCAAGCCAGAAATATCAACTTAAGAATTTTTGATGAGACTGCTGTTGGTATTTCTTTAGATGAAACAACTACAGCAGAAGATTTAATTGATTTGTGGCAAATTTTCGCAGGTAAAGATGAATTACCCTTCACGATAGAAAAATTAACTGGCGCAACTTCTGATATTCCCCTTAGTCGCCAAAGCAGCTACCTTACCCATCCCGTATTTAACCGCTATCACTCCGAAACAGAGTTGTTGCGTTACCTGCACAAATTAGAAACCAAGGATTTATCGCTAACTACATCGATGATCCCCTTGGGTTCTTGCACAATGAAGTTAAATGCCACAGCCGAAATGATTCCCGTAAGTTGGGAGGAATTTGGCAAGATACATCCATTTGCACCGCGATCGCAAACACGCGGTTATCAAATTCTGTTTCAGCAACTAGAGGCTTGGTTAGCCGAAATTACTGGGTTTGCCGGAATTTCTTTGCAACCCAATGCAGGTTCCCAAGGAGAATACGCCGGACTGTTGGTAATTCATGAATATCATGCTAGTCGCGGCGCAGCACATCGCAACATCTGTCTAATTCCCACCTCCGCCCACGGGACAAACCCCGCCAGTGCGGTTATGTGTGGGATGAAAGTAGTTGCAGTTGCCTGCGATGCTGACGGTAATATTGATGTAGACGACCTCAAAGCCAAGGCCGAAAAGCATAGTAGCGAACTCGCGGCGTTGATGGTGACATATCCTTCAACTCATGGTGTGTTTGAGGAAGGTATTCAAGAAATTTGTGCGGTTGTCCATCGCCACGGTGGACAGGTATATATGGATGGGGCGAACATGAACGCCCAAGTTGGGTTGTGTCGTCCGGGAGATATTGGTGCAGATGTTTGTCACTTGAATTTGCACAAAACCTTCTGTATCCCTCACGGTGGCGGTGGCCCTGGTATGGGGCCAATTGGTGTCGCATCCCATCTCGTACCTTTCTTACCTGGACACGCCGTAGTTCCTCTCAATAAATCCACTCAGCAGTCAACAGGCGCAGTCGCCGCTGCACCTTGGGGTAGTGCCAGCATCTTGGTAATTTCTTGGATGTACATCGCCATGATGGGGGCGGCTGGTTTAACAGAAGCAACCAAAGTGGCAATTCTCAATGCTAACTATATTGCCAAGCGACTAGAAAACTACTATCCAGTGTTGTACAAAGGCAAAAATGGTCTAGTTGCCCATGAGTGTATTTTAGATTTGCGTAGCTTGCGAGGCGCTTCGCCATCGCTCAAAAAATCCGCCAACATCGACATTGATGATGTTGCTAAACGGTTAATGGACTATGGTTTCCATGCACCGACTGTCTCTTGGCCTGTGGCTGGAACTATCATGGTGGAACCCACAGAAAGCGAATCTCAAACAGAATTAGACCGTTTTTGTGATGCCATGATTGCTATTCGTCAAGAAATCGCCGAAATTGAATCAGGCAAAATGGATATTGAAGATAATCTGTTGAAGAACGCACCCCACACAGCCGAAAGTCTCATCGCCGGGGAATGGACTCATCCCTATTCCCGCGAACAAGCCGCCTACCCCGCACCTTGGACACGCGAACATAAATTTTGGCCTAGTGTTGGTCGTATTGATGCAGCTTTCGGTGACAGAAATTTTGTTTGTTCTTGTTTGCCGATGGAGGCTTATTCAAATTCTGAAGTTTGA
- a CDS encoding amino acid ABC transporter substrate-binding protein gives MQKVARTGVLTAGTSKDALPFAYTDNQGKLTGYSVDMLNLIKQQLEKQLGKKIQLKLVGVTPAQRIPKIVKGEVDIVCDASSFTWERDKKVDFSVSYGVTGTQLLVKSGSNLGSAESLVGKRIGVLAQTTNELAIKQVQPQAKLVYFKSRGEGYVALEQGKIDAFASDSILLEGWLQKAKNPDNFAIAPDRPFSREGIACMVPEDNSKFLDAVNYSLVKFMQGFVNGESQYVAIFDRWFGPQGAVFLNRDLRDLTVETMQLVIEFREEIPKREF, from the coding sequence ATGCAAAAAGTTGCGCGTACAGGGGTACTGACTGCGGGTACGAGTAAAGATGCACTGCCTTTTGCATATACAGATAACCAAGGTAAATTGACTGGTTATTCGGTAGATATGTTGAATTTAATTAAACAACAATTAGAAAAACAATTAGGCAAAAAAATTCAATTAAAACTAGTTGGCGTGACTCCTGCACAGAGAATTCCGAAAATAGTTAAGGGGGAAGTTGATATTGTTTGTGATGCTAGTAGTTTTACTTGGGAACGAGATAAAAAAGTTGATTTTTCCGTGAGTTATGGTGTGACTGGGACGCAATTATTAGTGAAATCAGGAAGTAATCTTGGTTCTGCTGAGTCGTTGGTGGGTAAACGAATTGGTGTGTTAGCACAAACTACAAATGAATTAGCAATTAAACAGGTGCAACCCCAAGCTAAATTGGTGTATTTCAAAAGTCGTGGAGAAGGATATGTGGCTTTAGAACAAGGCAAAATAGATGCTTTTGCCTCCGATAGTATTTTATTGGAGGGATGGTTGCAAAAGGCCAAAAATCCTGATAATTTTGCGATCGCACCTGATAGACCTTTTTCACGAGAAGGTATCGCTTGTATGGTTCCAGAGGATAATTCTAAGTTTCTCGACGCAGTAAATTACTCGCTAGTCAAGTTCATGCAAGGCTTTGTTAATGGCGAGAGTCAATATGTAGCTATTTTTGACCGTTGGTTTGGGCCGCAAGGTGCAGTTTTTCTGAATCGAGATTTACGTGATTTAACTGTGGAAACTATGCAATTGGTGATTGAATTTCGTGAGGAAATTCCGAAAAGAGAGTTTTGA
- a CDS encoding BON domain-containing protein — translation MKKLIPFIISSILLVGAFGCQETPKDAAKTPSTNNEASPASVKPASQITQTTDKAPKTAATKNTPVTTKSEGELKKEVTKKLKTDLPNNKLEVEAKADEIVIKGTAASNTELQKAEKLVKEVQGVKSVKMEAKVLVPNKI, via the coding sequence ATGAAAAAGTTAATTCCGTTTATCATCAGTAGCATTCTGTTAGTTGGTGCTTTTGGTTGTCAAGAAACACCTAAAGATGCGGCTAAAACTCCTAGCACTAATAATGAAGCTTCCCCCGCATCAGTAAAACCTGCTTCACAGATTACTCAAACGACAGATAAAGCACCTAAAACGGCGGCAACAAAAAATACTCCTGTAACTACAAAATCTGAGGGTGAATTAAAAAAAGAAGTTACCAAAAAACTGAAAACAGACCTACCAAACAATAAATTAGAGGTGGAAGCAAAAGCAGATGAGATTGTAATTAAAGGTACTGCTGCTTCTAATACAGAATTACAGAAAGCCGAAAAATTAGTTAAGGAAGTCCAAGGTGTGAAGAGTGTAAAAATGGAAGCAAAAGTACTAGTACCAAACAAGATTTAA